A stretch of Telopea speciosissima isolate NSW1024214 ecotype Mountain lineage chromosome 11, Tspe_v1, whole genome shotgun sequence DNA encodes these proteins:
- the LOC122644965 gene encoding protein FAR1-RELATED SEQUENCE 5-like, translated as MTDATMQLISKLHQCGIKQSDIISIVLEFADGEQNGSVSEERCRNIFKMKCRKTLGVDCQLAVNCLKSKAMSDAQFFYAISRDAEQQLTGLFWVDGPSREQYKNCGDVIVFDTTYKQNKYKFPFAPFTGVNHHMQCTLFGCGLIANETKESFIWLFQSWLKAMDNVQPKSILIDEDPAIMRAIRHVFPNCVHRLCGWHLEKHRTSHMGSLYKKYPDLKNAYYSCIHDSKTITDFEQKWQGMIKRFNLQEHKWLRIQFK; from the coding sequence ATGACAGATGCTACGATGCAACTAATTAGCAAACTGCatcaatgtgggattaaacagAGCGACATCATTTCAATTGTATTGGAGTTTGCCGATGGCGAGCAGAATGGTAGTGTCAGCGAGGAGCGTTGCCGGAATATTTTCAAAATGAAGTGTAGGAAAACCTTAGGTGTAGATTGTCAGTTAGCGGTGAACTGTTTGAAGAGCAAAGCAATGTCGGATGCACAGTTTTTTTATGCAATCAGTAGGGACGCGGAGCAGCAATTGACAGGGCTTTTTTGGGTGGATGGTCCTTCAAGGGAACAGTATAAAAATTGTGGAGACGTGATTGTGTTTGACACAACCTACAAGCAAAATAAATATAAGTTTCCATTCGCTCCATTTACGGGGGTTAATCATCACATGCAATGCACACTCTTCGGTTGTGGGTTAATAGCCAATGAAACCAAGGAATCTTTCATATGGCTGTTTCAGTCGTGGCTTAAAGCAATGGACAATGTCCAACCAAAGTCTATATTGATCGACGAGGACCCGGCTATAATGAGAGCAATTAGACATGTTTTCCCAAATTGTGTACATCGTCTGTGTGGTTGGCATTTGGAGAAGCATCGGACCAGTCACATGGGTTCCTTATACAAGAAATACCCCGATCTAAAGAACGCATATTATAGTTGCATACATGATTCAAAAACAATTACAGATTTTGAGCAAAAATGGCAAGGAATGATTAAGAGATTCAATTTACAAGAACATAAATGGTTGAGGATACAATTCAAATGA
- the LOC122644966 gene encoding protein FAR1-RELATED SEQUENCE 6-like produces the protein MEGSSLSEGELSILLPVPEHNVLDPQEAIMERGNSSRGQNATGETIVRGKKRMGIDSSSEEDENDKDDWSISSGEQGSDYMDTDGSDDSSASSGCNVDVGGVEVMRSKDPQEMKLNEDDNSNVRSSIPVLEPCLGMEFESDDDTYNFYNAYAKEMGFSVLKFRVERSRVGNRVLARSYVCSQQGEK, from the coding sequence ATGGAAGGCAGTAGTTTATCTGAAGGCGAATTATCCATATTGCTTCCGGTCCCAGAACATAATGTTTTGGACCCTCAAGAGGCAATAATGGAAAGGGGGAACAGTTCAAGAGGTCAAAATGCAACTGGAGAGACAATTGTACGAGGCAAGAAAAGGATGGGGATTGACAGTTCAtccgaagaagatgaaaatgatAAGGATGATTGGTCTATCAGTTCTGGTGAGCAAGGGTCTGATTATATGGATACCGATGGGAGCGATGATAGCAGTGCATCTTCTGGGTGTAATGTTGATGTTGGTGGTGTTGAGGTAATGAGGAGTAAGGATCCCCAAGAAATGAAGTTGAATGAAGATGATAATAGCAATGTTAGAAGTTCAATCCCGGTATTGGAACCATGTCTTGGCATGGAATTTGAATCCGATGATGATACATATAACTTTTATAATGCTTATgcaaaagagatgggattttcAGTTCTGAAATTTAGGGTGGAGCGCTCAAGAGTGGGTAATCGTGTACTTGCTAGATCATATGTGTGTTCACAACAAGGTGAGAAATGA
- the LOC122644964 gene encoding B3 domain-containing protein Os03g0620400-like: MRVNQVAHNTEVSGTHYIKLKSRSFHVIMKASYLHKGLNVHLLFAYKHFPKGCNLINLYFNGKYWSVRLYNYDTKAAFRGGWKNFVGDNGISVGDCCVFNVSKKNSPIHITVDILRATRNHALPLRNGRKQSPHEIEDSTAPQAARNFKSNYPFYSVYMHKSYARREGMIVKAAFVRKHLTDVGDTVTLLDSHGRRFAIGFAQRKGQGRLGAGWAEFAKINNIHLGDACVFELIAKTDTETVLRTTIFRGV, from the exons ATGCGTGTTAATCAGGTAGCTCATAACACAGAAGTATCTGGAACACATTACATTAAATTGAAGTCTCGTTCTTTCCATGTCATCATGAAAGCTTCGTATCTACACAAGGGCTTG AATGTTCATCTTCTATTTGCCTACAAACATTTTCCGAAGGGATGTAATCTGATTAACCTTTATTTTAATGGTAAATATTGGTCTGTCCGTTTATATAACTATGACACCAAAGCTGCATTTCGTGGCGGTTGGAAAAATTTTGTTGGAGATAATGGTATTTCAGTTGGAGACTGTTGTGTCTTCAACGTTAGTAAGAAAAATAGCCCAATTCATATCACAGTGGACATTTTACGTGCCACACGCAACCATGCCCTGCCTCTTCGGAATG GAAGGAAGCAGAGTCCACATGAAATAGAAGACAGTACGGCGCCTCAAGCTGCACGTAATTTCAAGTCTAACTACCCATTCTACTCTGTGTATATGCATAAAAGCTATGCACGTAGAGAAGGCATG ATTGTCAAAGCAGCTTTTGTCCGTAAGCACTTGACGGATGTAGGTGATACAGTCACACTCCTGGATTCACATGGTAGAAGATTTGCGATTGGATTCGCCCAACGCAAAGGTCAGGGTAGATTGGGTGCTGGTTGGGCTGAATTTGCAAAGATAAACAATATACATTTAGGGGATGCTTGTGTTTTTGAATTAATTGCCAAAACAGATACTGAAACTGTATTAAGGACAACTATTTTCAGGGGAGTTTGA